A region of Desulfolithobacter dissulfuricans DNA encodes the following proteins:
- the typA gene encoding translational GTPase TypA — MQQDKIRNVAIIAHVDHGKTTLVDQLFRQSGMFRDNQQVAERLMDSMDLERERGITIASKNGSYNYGDYQINIIDTPGHADFGGQVERVLRMADGALLLVDAQEGPMPQTFFVVKKALAAKLPILVVVNKIDKEAARCEWCVDQVFDLLGRLDAPDEILDFPVVYGSAKEGFMVADPEYTAVPGKGMELISEMIINHVPPPAGDPEAPLQLQINTIDYSPYLGRLGIGKVVNGTLNLNDSVVVARRDGSIKPVRINKIFGFAGNTQVPLEQAVTGNIVAVAGMDDVTVGVTFTDPDDPRPLPLIEIDPPTISMNFIPNDSPFAGQDGKFVTSRHLEERLSREILADVALQVEPLTDGVGFRVSGRGELHLSILIEKMRREGYEFQVTRPHVIMREENGKTMEPYEELTVDVDEQYQGVVIEKLGKLKGVLEDMQVENQMTRMKFKVPTRGLLGYRSEFMTDTRGMGVMNYVFAEWGPYAGEIQNRSNGVMIVKENCTSVAYALFNLQDRGELFIGPGEELYKGQIIGEHCRPADLVVNPAKGKKLTNMRASGSDEAVILTPPREMSLEDCIAYINDDELVEITPKIIRLRKSRDAKIRA; from the coding sequence ATGCAGCAGGACAAGATCAGAAACGTGGCCATCATTGCCCACGTCGACCATGGCAAGACAACCCTCGTGGATCAGCTTTTTCGCCAGAGTGGCATGTTCCGTGACAATCAGCAGGTGGCTGAGCGGCTCATGGACTCCATGGACCTGGAGCGGGAGCGGGGGATTACCATTGCCTCCAAAAATGGTTCCTATAACTATGGCGACTACCAGATAAATATCATCGATACTCCGGGCCATGCCGATTTCGGCGGCCAGGTGGAGCGTGTCCTGCGCATGGCCGATGGGGCGCTTTTGCTGGTGGATGCCCAGGAAGGTCCCATGCCCCAGACCTTTTTCGTGGTCAAGAAGGCCTTGGCCGCCAAGCTGCCCATCCTGGTGGTGGTTAACAAGATCGACAAGGAAGCGGCCCGCTGCGAATGGTGTGTGGACCAGGTCTTTGACCTGCTCGGCCGGCTCGATGCTCCGGACGAAATTCTGGATTTTCCCGTGGTTTACGGTTCGGCCAAAGAGGGGTTCATGGTCGCTGACCCCGAGTATACCGCGGTGCCGGGCAAGGGGATGGAGCTGATTTCCGAGATGATCATCAACCACGTGCCGCCGCCGGCCGGTGACCCGGAGGCGCCGCTGCAGCTCCAGATCAACACCATCGACTATTCGCCCTATCTGGGGCGGCTCGGTATCGGCAAGGTGGTCAACGGAACCCTGAATCTCAATGATTCGGTGGTGGTGGCCCGCCGAGACGGCTCCATCAAGCCGGTACGGATCAACAAGATCTTCGGTTTTGCCGGCAATACGCAGGTGCCGCTGGAGCAGGCGGTTACCGGCAACATAGTGGCTGTGGCCGGCATGGACGATGTCACCGTGGGCGTGACCTTCACTGACCCGGACGATCCCCGGCCGCTGCCCCTGATCGAGATCGACCCGCCGACCATTTCCATGAACTTCATTCCCAATGATTCGCCCTTTGCCGGCCAGGATGGCAAATTCGTCACCTCGCGCCACCTGGAAGAGCGGTTGTCACGGGAGATTCTTGCCGATGTGGCCCTGCAGGTGGAGCCGCTCACCGATGGAGTGGGCTTCCGGGTTTCGGGCCGGGGTGAGCTCCATCTCTCCATACTGATCGAAAAGATGCGGCGGGAAGGCTACGAGTTCCAGGTCACCCGGCCCCATGTCATCATGCGGGAGGAGAACGGCAAGACCATGGAGCCCTACGAGGAGCTGACCGTGGACGTGGACGAGCAGTACCAGGGCGTGGTGATCGAGAAACTGGGCAAGCTGAAAGGGGTTCTTGAGGACATGCAGGTGGAAAACCAGATGACGCGGATGAAGTTCAAGGTGCCCACCCGAGGTCTCCTGGGCTACCGTTCCGAGTTCATGACCGATACCCGCGGTATGGGGGTGATGAACTACGTGTTCGCCGAATGGGGGCCCTATGCCGGCGAGATCCAGAACCGGAGCAACGGGGTGATGATCGTCAAGGAGAACTGCACCAGCGTGGCCTATGCCCTGTTCAATCTCCAGGATCGCGGAGAGCTCTTTATCGGTCCCGGCGAGGAGTTGTACAAGGGCCAGATCATCGGCGAGCATTGCCGGCCTGCCGACCTGGTGGTCAATCCGGCCAAAGGCAAGAAACTGACCAACATGCGGGCCTCGGGTTCCGACGAGGCGGTGATCCTCACCCCGCCGCGGGAGATGAGTCTCGAGGACTGTATTGCCTACATCAACGATGACGAACTGGTGGAGATCACCCCGAAAATCATCCGGCTGCGCAAGAGTCGGGATGCCAAAATCCGGGCGTAA
- a CDS encoding NUDIX hydrolase, whose product MKCPQCGAEIPVYRNPVPTVDIIIETGEGIVLIERGNPPFGWALPGGFVDYGESFEEAAIREAKEETGLEVVLVRQFHTYSDPKRDPRQHTASTVFIATADGTPRGGDDARQAKIFTRDRLPPLVFDHGQILSDYFSNRY is encoded by the coding sequence GTGAAATGTCCGCAATGCGGGGCCGAGATACCCGTCTACAGAAACCCGGTGCCCACGGTGGATATTATCATTGAAACCGGGGAAGGTATTGTCCTGATCGAGCGCGGGAATCCGCCTTTTGGCTGGGCCCTGCCCGGAGGATTTGTCGACTACGGGGAATCGTTTGAAGAGGCTGCAATCCGCGAGGCGAAGGAGGAGACCGGACTGGAGGTGGTCCTGGTGCGCCAGTTCCATACCTATTCCGACCCGAAACGCGACCCGCGTCAGCACACGGCCTCCACGGTCTTCATCGCCACTGCCGACGGCACGCCCAGGGGCGGGGACGATGCCCGGCAGGCAAAAATATTCACCCGCGACCGATTACCGCCCCTGGTCTTTGACCACGGACAGATTCTCAGCGATTACTTCAGCAACCGGTATTGA
- a CDS encoding 5' nucleotidase, NT5C type: MNRTATQKRNSKTIDPARLGFDFDGVVADTAEAFIRLACEEYGRCDIRLEDITSFEVEECLAMDPSAIQAIFMKILLDSVGTGLKPMPGAVEVLGELSEKAPVTLVTARPHPEPVSEWLATVLPPSTLPRIHIVAMGAHDDKPRHIRDRGLEWFIDDRAETCLQLPEHGITPIVFSQPWNKGKHQLPTVSSWEEIRSLCLQ, from the coding sequence ATGAACAGGACAGCCACACAGAAGAGAAATAGCAAGACCATCGATCCGGCCCGGCTCGGCTTTGATTTCGACGGGGTGGTGGCGGATACGGCCGAAGCCTTTATCAGGCTGGCCTGCGAGGAGTATGGCCGGTGCGATATCCGGCTCGAGGATATCACCAGCTTCGAGGTGGAGGAATGCCTGGCCATGGATCCTTCGGCGATCCAGGCCATATTCATGAAAATCCTGCTGGACTCAGTGGGCACCGGTCTCAAGCCCATGCCCGGGGCTGTAGAAGTCCTGGGAGAACTGAGCGAAAAGGCACCGGTCACCCTGGTCACGGCCCGGCCCCATCCCGAACCGGTCAGTGAGTGGCTGGCCACGGTTCTGCCCCCCTCGACCCTGCCGCGGATTCACATTGTCGCCATGGGTGCCCATGATGACAAGCCGCGCCACATCAGGGATCGGGGACTGGAGTGGTTCATCGATGACCGGGCCGAGACCTGCCTGCAGCTGCCGGAACACGGCATTACTCCCATCGTCTTTTCCCAGCCCTGGAACAAAGGGAAGCACCAGCTGCCCACCGTATCGAGCTGGGAGGAAATCAGGAGCTTGTGTCTGCAGTGA
- a CDS encoding ketopantoate reductase family protein, with protein MKLVIAGPGALGSLLAARITLFLQTQGSQSQTRLWLLDYRPDRAERISQAGIRLQEKERSISVPVKATALPADISTCDILICCTKTATLRACLDHASPLITRETLVIGLQNGILHPDILRQSRGIPAVGITSEGATLEGEGRVRHGGSGLTRFGLLVPVVPEATERLRSLARLFEEAGFQARYTDNPEKHHWHKLFINVGINALSAIYNRTNGQLLTSCSLREPMKKAVAEAVAVARALGITVNGDPIRTVFQVCRQTRHNVSSMLQDVRNKKTTEIDAINGAVVALGKKLGIPTPVNENLVQRVRRLEAMYHEQDSHTEEK; from the coding sequence ATGAAACTAGTGATTGCCGGGCCTGGAGCCCTTGGTTCCCTGCTGGCGGCCCGTATCACTCTCTTTCTTCAGACCCAGGGGAGCCAGAGCCAGACAAGGCTCTGGCTTCTTGATTACAGGCCGGACCGGGCTGAACGTATCAGCCAGGCCGGCATCCGGCTCCAGGAAAAGGAGCGCTCCATATCGGTCCCGGTGAAGGCAACCGCCCTTCCTGCGGACATTTCCACCTGTGACATCCTGATCTGCTGCACCAAGACGGCCACCCTTCGCGCCTGCCTGGATCATGCCAGCCCCCTTATCACCCGGGAAACCCTGGTCATCGGCCTGCAGAACGGTATCCTCCACCCGGATATTCTCCGGCAGAGCCGGGGTATCCCGGCGGTGGGCATCACCTCGGAAGGGGCGACCCTGGAAGGGGAAGGCCGGGTACGCCACGGCGGCAGCGGCCTCACCCGTTTCGGGTTGCTTGTTCCGGTGGTGCCGGAAGCCACAGAGCGACTGCGCTCGCTGGCCAGACTGTTCGAGGAGGCCGGCTTCCAGGCCCGCTACACGGACAATCCGGAGAAACACCACTGGCACAAGCTTTTCATCAACGTGGGTATCAACGCGCTGAGCGCCATCTACAACCGGACAAACGGCCAGCTGCTGACCTCCTGCTCCCTGCGCGAACCCATGAAAAAGGCCGTGGCAGAAGCCGTGGCCGTGGCCCGGGCCCTTGGTATTACCGTGAACGGCGATCCCATACGGACCGTCTTCCAGGTCTGCCGCCAGACCCGGCATAACGTCTCGTCCATGCTCCAGGATGTACGGAACAAAAAGACCACCGAGATTGATGCCATCAACGGGGCCGTGGTTGCCCTGGGGAAAAAACTCGGCATTCCCACCCCGGTGAACGAGAATCTTGTCCAGCGCGTTCGGCGCCTGGAGGCCATGTACCATGAACAGGACAGCCACACAGAAGAGAAATAG
- a CDS encoding DNA-binding protein — translation MKYHHRFLCGALMLALLATPAFASDTATEGKNNVPAPEMGLDGKPIKGKVLETMNAAGYTYINLETSQGKIWVAVPQAKVEVGKEVTAMPGMVMANFKSKTLGRTFETIVFSSGIGEGDVAFNPHQMGGGGPMMGGTGGGDNSFAAALQAETGAANPHANMGMGGDLTMDAAAMAASPGASGAVVPSADVKVEKAKGDNAYTVGEIFAKAKELNDKKVKVRGKVMKVSRAIMGKNWVHIQDGSGSPLENSHDLVVTTQADPAIGSVVEAEGTLHADRDFGAGYMYKAIIEDATVK, via the coding sequence ATGAAGTATCATCATAGGTTCTTATGCGGCGCCCTCATGCTCGCCCTCCTTGCCACCCCGGCCTTTGCCTCCGACACGGCCACGGAGGGCAAAAACAATGTCCCTGCACCCGAAATGGGTCTGGACGGCAAGCCCATCAAGGGCAAGGTCCTGGAGACCATGAACGCCGCCGGCTACACCTATATCAACCTGGAGACTTCCCAGGGAAAGATCTGGGTCGCTGTTCCCCAGGCCAAGGTCGAAGTGGGCAAAGAGGTGACGGCCATGCCGGGCATGGTGATGGCCAATTTTAAGTCCAAAACCCTGGGCCGCACCTTTGAAACCATTGTCTTTTCGTCCGGTATCGGCGAAGGGGACGTGGCCTTCAATCCGCACCAGATGGGCGGGGGTGGTCCCATGATGGGTGGTACCGGCGGAGGTGACAACTCCTTTGCCGCCGCCCTCCAGGCCGAGACCGGAGCGGCCAACCCCCACGCCAACATGGGCATGGGCGGTGACCTGACCATGGACGCAGCGGCCATGGCGGCTTCCCCGGGGGCCAGTGGGGCCGTGGTCCCTTCGGCTGATGTCAAAGTGGAAAAAGCCAAGGGCGACAACGCCTACACTGTCGGCGAGATTTTCGCCAAGGCCAAGGAACTCAACGACAAGAAGGTCAAGGTCCGGGGCAAGGTCATGAAGGTCTCCCGGGCAATTATGGGCAAGAACTGGGTCCACATCCAGGACGGCAGCGGCTCGCCACTGGAAAACAGCCATGACCTGGTGGTAACCACCCAGGCAGACCCGGCCATCGGTTCCGTGGTCGAGGCCGAGGGTACCCTGCACGCCGACCGTGACTTCGGGGCCGGATACATGTACAAGGCGATCATCGAAGATGCGACCGTAAAATAG
- a CDS encoding GDSL-type esterase/lipase family protein translates to MHTLLLIGDSLIEFGDWPALLPGVNVINRGVAGETVEDLAVRIGDEVTRAEADAILIMCGTNNLLMGNHYFPAIYRSMLPRVLGLCPETNLTLTSMLPMALPWPGREDIARVNRELESICRETGCDFLDMVKPFEQYCLPITQPCFLNDGVHLSTRGYQVWAREIAIHYHYPSPPSL, encoded by the coding sequence ATGCACACTTTGTTACTTATCGGTGATTCTCTGATAGAATTTGGCGACTGGCCGGCCCTGCTGCCGGGGGTCAATGTTATCAACCGCGGCGTTGCCGGCGAGACAGTGGAAGATCTGGCCGTCCGGATCGGAGACGAGGTTACCCGGGCGGAGGCCGACGCGATCCTCATCATGTGCGGCACCAACAACCTGCTCATGGGCAACCACTACTTTCCCGCCATCTACCGCAGTATGCTGCCCAGAGTCCTCGGTCTCTGTCCGGAGACGAACCTGACCCTTACCTCCATGCTACCCATGGCCCTTCCCTGGCCCGGCAGGGAGGACATTGCCAGGGTCAACCGGGAGTTGGAATCCATATGCCGGGAGACCGGTTGTGATTTTCTCGACATGGTCAAACCCTTCGAGCAGTACTGCCTGCCCATTACCCAACCCTGTTTCCTGAACGACGGGGTCCACCTGTCCACCCGTGGCTACCAAGTCTGGGCCCGGGAAATCGCCATCCATTATCATTATCCATCGCCACCCTCACTGTGA